The proteins below are encoded in one region of Hordeum vulgare subsp. vulgare chromosome 3H, MorexV3_pseudomolecules_assembly, whole genome shotgun sequence:
- the LOC123443785 gene encoding DNA damage-binding protein 1-like isoform X1: MRAWNYVVTAHKPTAVSHSCVGNFTAPHQLNLIVAKCNHIEIYMLTPQGLQLMLEVPLYGTLATLELFRSRSETQDFLFIGMERYRYCVLQWDGGKSELLTRSEGDVSEFFGRPTDNGQIGIIDRRYRLIGLHLYDGLFKVIPFDNKGHLKEALNIRLEELVVLDIKFLYRCENPTVVVLYQDNNDARHIKTYEIALEDKKFVEGSWSQNNLDNCARLLIPVPLGGVIIVGEDTIVYCSSTTIKSLSIKQSIIRAVELVDPYGSRYLYGDSTGALHFLVITHESGRVTGLKSRFIGETSIASTISYLGSGFVYIGSQFGDSQLLKLNTQADASGSFVKILEQYMNIGPIVDLCVVDFERQGQGQVITCSGAYKDGSIRAIRNELVITDQASLQLHGMKGLWSLKCSSNDPYDTFLVVTFINKTRFLAINKENELVETPIEGFVSETQTLVCGTAIHNQLIQVTAQSVRLVSSTSRDLLDQWFAPTGFPVNVAAANACQVLLATGGFHLIYLEITSSKLVEVKHVELEHAISCLDINPIGESPQHSSLAAVGMWTDTSVRIFSLPGLELIRKENLGEAVPRSVLLCTIEEVSYLFCALGDGHLFSFVFNISTCELSDRSRVCLGTQPISLYKYSSHNRTRVFAASDRPTIIYSRDKKLLYSYVNLKEMNHVCSFNTVIFPESIAIAKEAELSIGAITDFRKPHIHTIPLNEHARRICHQERSQTLALCSFKNKDMHAVSETHFVRLLDHQTFGFLSTHTLDSFECGCSIISCSFSGDDNFYYCVGTAYVLPMEDEPTKGRILVFLVEEGKLQLITAKETKGAVYSLKAFNGKLLAAINQKIRLYKWVQRDDRSHVLQFECAHDGRVLSLYTQTRGDFILVGDMMRSLSLLMYKHEEGEIEEVARDLNTNWMTAVEMLDDDIFIGADKCCNLFTVFKSPYGWLEPVGEYHLGDVVNRLHHGSLVMHHTDSETGQFPTVIFGTVNGAIGVIASLPSDLYVFLEKLQSVLANFVKGVGNLSHAEWRSFHNARRISYARNFVDGDLIESFLSLSPSHMVEVAWAMGVPAVDLYKKVQELTKLH, encoded by the exons ATGAGGGCATGGAACTACGTGGTGACGGCGCACAAGCCCACTGCCGTCTCCCACTCCTGCGTCGGCAACTTCACCGCGCCCCACCAACTCAACCTCATCGTCGC GAAATGTAACCATATCGAGATTTATATGCTTACTCCTCAGGGCCTTCAG CTTATGCTTGAGGTACCTTTGTATGGAACACTTGCAACACTTGAGCTCTTCCGTTCTCGT AGTGAAACTCAAGATTTTCTTTTCATTGGTATGGAAAGATATAGATATTGTGTACTTCAGTGGGATGGAGGAAAGTCAGAACTTCTTACAAG ATCTGAGGGAgatgtttctgaattttttgggcGCCCTACTGACAATGGACAG ATCGGAATTATTGATCGTCGCTATCGACTGATTGGTCTTCACCTATATGATGGCTTATTTAAG GTTATACCATTTGACAACAAAGGACACTTGAAGGAAGCATTGAACATCAG GCTTGAAGAACTTGTAGTGTTGGACATCAAGTTTCTTTATCGTTGTGAAAACCCTACAGTAGTAGTTCTTTACCAG GACAACAACGATGCCAGACATATTAAGACATATGAAATTGCGTTGGAGGACAAAAAGTTTGTTGAAGGTTCTTGGTCTCAGAACAATTTAGACAACTGTGCTCGCCTGTTAATTCCTGTACCACTGGGTGGTGTTATAATAGTTGGTGAGGACACAATAGTTTACTGCAGTTCCACAACTATTAAATCTCTATCAATAAAGCAA TCTATCATTAGAGCTGTTGAGCTGGTTGACCCGTACGGTTCTCGCTATTTATATGGAGACAGCACTGGCGCTCTGCATTTTCTTGTAATTACCCATGAATCGGGAAG AGTGACTGGTTTAAAAAGTCGCTTCATTGGGGAGACGTCAATTGCCTCAACAATATCATATCTTGGCAGTGGTTTCGTTTATATTGGTTCACAATTTGGGGACTCACAG CTTCTAAAATTGAATACTCAAGCTGATGCTAGCGGTTCATTTGTTAAAATTCTCGAACAATATATGAACATTGGACCAATTGTAGACTTGTGTGTGGTTGATTTTGAAAGGCAAGGGCAAGGTCAGGTCATTACTTGTTCGGGTGCATACAAGGATGGTTCAATTCGGGCAATTCGTAATGAATTAGTAATTACTGACCAG GCTTCATTACAACTCCATGGCATGAAAGGACTATGGTCTTTAAAATGTTCATCGAACGATCCATATGACACATTCTTGGTTGTGACCTTTATAAACAAGACACGCTTCTTGGCAATCAATAAGGAAAACGAATTGGTAGAAACCCCTATAGAAGGATTTGTTTCAGAAACACAGACTCTGGTCTGTGGAACTGCCATCCACAATCAGCTTATACAG GTTACTGCACAGTCTGTCAGATTAGTCAGCTCTACTTCTCGAGATTTACTGGATCAATGGTTTGCACCAACAGGATTTCCAGTCAATGTTGCAGCAGCTAATGCGTGCCAG GTTTTGTTGGCAACTGGTGGTTTCCATCTTATCTACCTAGAAATTACCAGCTCTAAGTTGGTCGAAGTGAAGCATGTAGAGCTTGAGCATGCAATTTCTTGTCTTGACATAAACCCAATCGGTGAGAGTCCACAACATAGCTCCCTTGCAGCTGTTGGGATGTGGACAGATACAAGTGTGAGGATATTTTCACTCCCTGGCCTTGAACTAATTAGGAAGGAGAATTTGGGTGAAGCTGTTCCTCGTTCTGTTCTGCTGTGTACTATTGAAGAG GTGTCGTACTTGTTCTGTGCTCTCGGAGATGGTCACCTCTTCAGTTTTGTGTTCAACATAAGTACATGTGAACTATCAGATAGAAGCAGGGTCTGCTTGGGGACACAACCAATCAGCCTCTATAAATACTCATCTCATAATAGAACTCGTGTGTTTGCTGCATCAGATAGGCCAACTATCATATACAGCAGAGACAAGAAGTTACTCTACAGTTATGTCAACTTGAAAGAAATGAACCACGTATGCTCTTTTAATACAGTTATTTTTCCAGAAAG CATTGCGATAGCTAAAGAAGCTGAACTTTCAATTGGAGCAATTACTGACTTCAGAAAGCCTCATATCCACACAATCCCCTTGAATGAACATGCACGCCGTATCTGTCACCAGGAACGGTCTCAAACACTTGCGCTCTGCAGTTTCAAGAATAAGGACATGCATGCAGTGAGCGAGACACATTTTGTTCGTTTATTAGACCATCAGACTTTTGGGTTTTTATCAACACATACTCTTGATTCTTTCGAATGTGGTTGCTCCATCATCAGTTGTTCATTTTCTGGTGATGATAATTTCTACTATTGTGTGGGAACAGCATATGTTTTACCCATGGAAGATGAACCCACAAAG GGACGGATCCTGGTCTTTTTAGTTGAAGAAGGGAAGTTACAACTAATCACAGCGAAAGAAACCAAAGGAGCTGTCTATTCGCTTAAGGCATTCAATGGGAAATTATTGGCTGCTATTAATCAGAAGATCAGATTGTACAAGTGGGTGCAGCGAGATGATAGGTCACATGTACTACAATTTGAGTGTGCCCATGATGGCCGCGTATTGTCTTTGTATACTCAAACACGTGGTGATTTCATCTTGGTTGGAGACATGATGAGATCATTATCATTGCTGATGTACAAG CATGAAGAAGGCGAGATTGAAGAGGTAGCTAGGGATCTTAACACAAACTGGATGACTGCAGTTGAGATGCTGGATGATGATATTTTTATTGGTGCAGACAAATGCTGTAACCTGTTTACCGTGTTCAAGTCCCCATATGGGTGGCTCGAGCCCGTTGGGGAGTACCATCTGGGGGACGTGGTGAATAGGTTGCATCACGGTTCTCTGGTTATGCACCACACAGATTCGGAGACAGGCCAGTTTCCTACAGTCATCTTTGGCACGGTCAATGGCGCCATCGGTGTGATTGCCTCCCTTCCAAGTGACCtatatgtgttcctagagaagctGCAGTCCGTCCTTGCGAATTTCGTCAAGGGTGTTGGTAACCTTAGCCATGCAGAATGGCGGTCATTCCATAACGCCAGGAGGATCAGTTATGCCCGGAACTTCGTGGATGGTGATCTGATTGAATCTTTCCTCAGTCTGAGCCCAAgccatatggtggaggttgcgtgGGCGATGGGTGTCCCCGCGGTTGACCTGTATAAGAAAGTGCAGGAGTTGACGAAACTACACTAA
- the LOC123443785 gene encoding DNA damage-binding protein 1-like isoform X2, with translation MPFNKVTVSLMLRKCNHIEIYMLTPQGLQLMLEVPLYGTLATLELFRSRSETQDFLFIGMERYRYCVLQWDGGKSELLTRSEGDVSEFFGRPTDNGQIGIIDRRYRLIGLHLYDGLFKVIPFDNKGHLKEALNIRLEELVVLDIKFLYRCENPTVVVLYQDNNDARHIKTYEIALEDKKFVEGSWSQNNLDNCARLLIPVPLGGVIIVGEDTIVYCSSTTIKSLSIKQSIIRAVELVDPYGSRYLYGDSTGALHFLVITHESGRVTGLKSRFIGETSIASTISYLGSGFVYIGSQFGDSQLLKLNTQADASGSFVKILEQYMNIGPIVDLCVVDFERQGQGQVITCSGAYKDGSIRAIRNELVITDQASLQLHGMKGLWSLKCSSNDPYDTFLVVTFINKTRFLAINKENELVETPIEGFVSETQTLVCGTAIHNQLIQVTAQSVRLVSSTSRDLLDQWFAPTGFPVNVAAANACQVLLATGGFHLIYLEITSSKLVEVKHVELEHAISCLDINPIGESPQHSSLAAVGMWTDTSVRIFSLPGLELIRKENLGEAVPRSVLLCTIEEVSYLFCALGDGHLFSFVFNISTCELSDRSRVCLGTQPISLYKYSSHNRTRVFAASDRPTIIYSRDKKLLYSYVNLKEMNHVCSFNTVIFPESIAIAKEAELSIGAITDFRKPHIHTIPLNEHARRICHQERSQTLALCSFKNKDMHAVSETHFVRLLDHQTFGFLSTHTLDSFECGCSIISCSFSGDDNFYYCVGTAYVLPMEDEPTKGRILVFLVEEGKLQLITAKETKGAVYSLKAFNGKLLAAINQKIRLYKWVQRDDRSHVLQFECAHDGRVLSLYTQTRGDFILVGDMMRSLSLLMYKHEEGEIEEVARDLNTNWMTAVEMLDDDIFIGADKCCNLFTVFKSPYGWLEPVGEYHLGDVVNRLHHGSLVMHHTDSETGQFPTVIFGTVNGAIGVIASLPSDLYVFLEKLQSVLANFVKGVGNLSHAEWRSFHNARRISYARNFVDGDLIESFLSLSPSHMVEVAWAMGVPAVDLYKKVQELTKLH, from the exons ATGCCTTTCAACAAGGTTACAGTATCTTTAATGCTAAG GAAATGTAACCATATCGAGATTTATATGCTTACTCCTCAGGGCCTTCAG CTTATGCTTGAGGTACCTTTGTATGGAACACTTGCAACACTTGAGCTCTTCCGTTCTCGT AGTGAAACTCAAGATTTTCTTTTCATTGGTATGGAAAGATATAGATATTGTGTACTTCAGTGGGATGGAGGAAAGTCAGAACTTCTTACAAG ATCTGAGGGAgatgtttctgaattttttgggcGCCCTACTGACAATGGACAG ATCGGAATTATTGATCGTCGCTATCGACTGATTGGTCTTCACCTATATGATGGCTTATTTAAG GTTATACCATTTGACAACAAAGGACACTTGAAGGAAGCATTGAACATCAG GCTTGAAGAACTTGTAGTGTTGGACATCAAGTTTCTTTATCGTTGTGAAAACCCTACAGTAGTAGTTCTTTACCAG GACAACAACGATGCCAGACATATTAAGACATATGAAATTGCGTTGGAGGACAAAAAGTTTGTTGAAGGTTCTTGGTCTCAGAACAATTTAGACAACTGTGCTCGCCTGTTAATTCCTGTACCACTGGGTGGTGTTATAATAGTTGGTGAGGACACAATAGTTTACTGCAGTTCCACAACTATTAAATCTCTATCAATAAAGCAA TCTATCATTAGAGCTGTTGAGCTGGTTGACCCGTACGGTTCTCGCTATTTATATGGAGACAGCACTGGCGCTCTGCATTTTCTTGTAATTACCCATGAATCGGGAAG AGTGACTGGTTTAAAAAGTCGCTTCATTGGGGAGACGTCAATTGCCTCAACAATATCATATCTTGGCAGTGGTTTCGTTTATATTGGTTCACAATTTGGGGACTCACAG CTTCTAAAATTGAATACTCAAGCTGATGCTAGCGGTTCATTTGTTAAAATTCTCGAACAATATATGAACATTGGACCAATTGTAGACTTGTGTGTGGTTGATTTTGAAAGGCAAGGGCAAGGTCAGGTCATTACTTGTTCGGGTGCATACAAGGATGGTTCAATTCGGGCAATTCGTAATGAATTAGTAATTACTGACCAG GCTTCATTACAACTCCATGGCATGAAAGGACTATGGTCTTTAAAATGTTCATCGAACGATCCATATGACACATTCTTGGTTGTGACCTTTATAAACAAGACACGCTTCTTGGCAATCAATAAGGAAAACGAATTGGTAGAAACCCCTATAGAAGGATTTGTTTCAGAAACACAGACTCTGGTCTGTGGAACTGCCATCCACAATCAGCTTATACAG GTTACTGCACAGTCTGTCAGATTAGTCAGCTCTACTTCTCGAGATTTACTGGATCAATGGTTTGCACCAACAGGATTTCCAGTCAATGTTGCAGCAGCTAATGCGTGCCAG GTTTTGTTGGCAACTGGTGGTTTCCATCTTATCTACCTAGAAATTACCAGCTCTAAGTTGGTCGAAGTGAAGCATGTAGAGCTTGAGCATGCAATTTCTTGTCTTGACATAAACCCAATCGGTGAGAGTCCACAACATAGCTCCCTTGCAGCTGTTGGGATGTGGACAGATACAAGTGTGAGGATATTTTCACTCCCTGGCCTTGAACTAATTAGGAAGGAGAATTTGGGTGAAGCTGTTCCTCGTTCTGTTCTGCTGTGTACTATTGAAGAG GTGTCGTACTTGTTCTGTGCTCTCGGAGATGGTCACCTCTTCAGTTTTGTGTTCAACATAAGTACATGTGAACTATCAGATAGAAGCAGGGTCTGCTTGGGGACACAACCAATCAGCCTCTATAAATACTCATCTCATAATAGAACTCGTGTGTTTGCTGCATCAGATAGGCCAACTATCATATACAGCAGAGACAAGAAGTTACTCTACAGTTATGTCAACTTGAAAGAAATGAACCACGTATGCTCTTTTAATACAGTTATTTTTCCAGAAAG CATTGCGATAGCTAAAGAAGCTGAACTTTCAATTGGAGCAATTACTGACTTCAGAAAGCCTCATATCCACACAATCCCCTTGAATGAACATGCACGCCGTATCTGTCACCAGGAACGGTCTCAAACACTTGCGCTCTGCAGTTTCAAGAATAAGGACATGCATGCAGTGAGCGAGACACATTTTGTTCGTTTATTAGACCATCAGACTTTTGGGTTTTTATCAACACATACTCTTGATTCTTTCGAATGTGGTTGCTCCATCATCAGTTGTTCATTTTCTGGTGATGATAATTTCTACTATTGTGTGGGAACAGCATATGTTTTACCCATGGAAGATGAACCCACAAAG GGACGGATCCTGGTCTTTTTAGTTGAAGAAGGGAAGTTACAACTAATCACAGCGAAAGAAACCAAAGGAGCTGTCTATTCGCTTAAGGCATTCAATGGGAAATTATTGGCTGCTATTAATCAGAAGATCAGATTGTACAAGTGGGTGCAGCGAGATGATAGGTCACATGTACTACAATTTGAGTGTGCCCATGATGGCCGCGTATTGTCTTTGTATACTCAAACACGTGGTGATTTCATCTTGGTTGGAGACATGATGAGATCATTATCATTGCTGATGTACAAG CATGAAGAAGGCGAGATTGAAGAGGTAGCTAGGGATCTTAACACAAACTGGATGACTGCAGTTGAGATGCTGGATGATGATATTTTTATTGGTGCAGACAAATGCTGTAACCTGTTTACCGTGTTCAAGTCCCCATATGGGTGGCTCGAGCCCGTTGGGGAGTACCATCTGGGGGACGTGGTGAATAGGTTGCATCACGGTTCTCTGGTTATGCACCACACAGATTCGGAGACAGGCCAGTTTCCTACAGTCATCTTTGGCACGGTCAATGGCGCCATCGGTGTGATTGCCTCCCTTCCAAGTGACCtatatgtgttcctagagaagctGCAGTCCGTCCTTGCGAATTTCGTCAAGGGTGTTGGTAACCTTAGCCATGCAGAATGGCGGTCATTCCATAACGCCAGGAGGATCAGTTATGCCCGGAACTTCGTGGATGGTGATCTGATTGAATCTTTCCTCAGTCTGAGCCCAAgccatatggtggaggttgcgtgGGCGATGGGTGTCCCCGCGGTTGACCTGTATAAGAAAGTGCAGGAGTTGACGAAACTACACTAA
- the LOC123443785 gene encoding DNA damage-binding protein 1-like isoform X3, with protein sequence MVNAKQLRKCNHIEIYMLTPQGLQLMLEVPLYGTLATLELFRSRSETQDFLFIGMERYRYCVLQWDGGKSELLTRSEGDVSEFFGRPTDNGQIGIIDRRYRLIGLHLYDGLFKVIPFDNKGHLKEALNIRLEELVVLDIKFLYRCENPTVVVLYQDNNDARHIKTYEIALEDKKFVEGSWSQNNLDNCARLLIPVPLGGVIIVGEDTIVYCSSTTIKSLSIKQSIIRAVELVDPYGSRYLYGDSTGALHFLVITHESGRVTGLKSRFIGETSIASTISYLGSGFVYIGSQFGDSQLLKLNTQADASGSFVKILEQYMNIGPIVDLCVVDFERQGQGQVITCSGAYKDGSIRAIRNELVITDQASLQLHGMKGLWSLKCSSNDPYDTFLVVTFINKTRFLAINKENELVETPIEGFVSETQTLVCGTAIHNQLIQVTAQSVRLVSSTSRDLLDQWFAPTGFPVNVAAANACQVLLATGGFHLIYLEITSSKLVEVKHVELEHAISCLDINPIGESPQHSSLAAVGMWTDTSVRIFSLPGLELIRKENLGEAVPRSVLLCTIEEVSYLFCALGDGHLFSFVFNISTCELSDRSRVCLGTQPISLYKYSSHNRTRVFAASDRPTIIYSRDKKLLYSYVNLKEMNHVCSFNTVIFPESIAIAKEAELSIGAITDFRKPHIHTIPLNEHARRICHQERSQTLALCSFKNKDMHAVSETHFVRLLDHQTFGFLSTHTLDSFECGCSIISCSFSGDDNFYYCVGTAYVLPMEDEPTKGRILVFLVEEGKLQLITAKETKGAVYSLKAFNGKLLAAINQKIRLYKWVQRDDRSHVLQFECAHDGRVLSLYTQTRGDFILVGDMMRSLSLLMYKHEEGEIEEVARDLNTNWMTAVEMLDDDIFIGADKCCNLFTVFKSPYGWLEPVGEYHLGDVVNRLHHGSLVMHHTDSETGQFPTVIFGTVNGAIGVIASLPSDLYVFLEKLQSVLANFVKGVGNLSHAEWRSFHNARRISYARNFVDGDLIESFLSLSPSHMVEVAWAMGVPAVDLYKKVQELTKLH encoded by the exons ATGGTGAATGCTAAGCAGCTAAG GAAATGTAACCATATCGAGATTTATATGCTTACTCCTCAGGGCCTTCAG CTTATGCTTGAGGTACCTTTGTATGGAACACTTGCAACACTTGAGCTCTTCCGTTCTCGT AGTGAAACTCAAGATTTTCTTTTCATTGGTATGGAAAGATATAGATATTGTGTACTTCAGTGGGATGGAGGAAAGTCAGAACTTCTTACAAG ATCTGAGGGAgatgtttctgaattttttgggcGCCCTACTGACAATGGACAG ATCGGAATTATTGATCGTCGCTATCGACTGATTGGTCTTCACCTATATGATGGCTTATTTAAG GTTATACCATTTGACAACAAAGGACACTTGAAGGAAGCATTGAACATCAG GCTTGAAGAACTTGTAGTGTTGGACATCAAGTTTCTTTATCGTTGTGAAAACCCTACAGTAGTAGTTCTTTACCAG GACAACAACGATGCCAGACATATTAAGACATATGAAATTGCGTTGGAGGACAAAAAGTTTGTTGAAGGTTCTTGGTCTCAGAACAATTTAGACAACTGTGCTCGCCTGTTAATTCCTGTACCACTGGGTGGTGTTATAATAGTTGGTGAGGACACAATAGTTTACTGCAGTTCCACAACTATTAAATCTCTATCAATAAAGCAA TCTATCATTAGAGCTGTTGAGCTGGTTGACCCGTACGGTTCTCGCTATTTATATGGAGACAGCACTGGCGCTCTGCATTTTCTTGTAATTACCCATGAATCGGGAAG AGTGACTGGTTTAAAAAGTCGCTTCATTGGGGAGACGTCAATTGCCTCAACAATATCATATCTTGGCAGTGGTTTCGTTTATATTGGTTCACAATTTGGGGACTCACAG CTTCTAAAATTGAATACTCAAGCTGATGCTAGCGGTTCATTTGTTAAAATTCTCGAACAATATATGAACATTGGACCAATTGTAGACTTGTGTGTGGTTGATTTTGAAAGGCAAGGGCAAGGTCAGGTCATTACTTGTTCGGGTGCATACAAGGATGGTTCAATTCGGGCAATTCGTAATGAATTAGTAATTACTGACCAG GCTTCATTACAACTCCATGGCATGAAAGGACTATGGTCTTTAAAATGTTCATCGAACGATCCATATGACACATTCTTGGTTGTGACCTTTATAAACAAGACACGCTTCTTGGCAATCAATAAGGAAAACGAATTGGTAGAAACCCCTATAGAAGGATTTGTTTCAGAAACACAGACTCTGGTCTGTGGAACTGCCATCCACAATCAGCTTATACAG GTTACTGCACAGTCTGTCAGATTAGTCAGCTCTACTTCTCGAGATTTACTGGATCAATGGTTTGCACCAACAGGATTTCCAGTCAATGTTGCAGCAGCTAATGCGTGCCAG GTTTTGTTGGCAACTGGTGGTTTCCATCTTATCTACCTAGAAATTACCAGCTCTAAGTTGGTCGAAGTGAAGCATGTAGAGCTTGAGCATGCAATTTCTTGTCTTGACATAAACCCAATCGGTGAGAGTCCACAACATAGCTCCCTTGCAGCTGTTGGGATGTGGACAGATACAAGTGTGAGGATATTTTCACTCCCTGGCCTTGAACTAATTAGGAAGGAGAATTTGGGTGAAGCTGTTCCTCGTTCTGTTCTGCTGTGTACTATTGAAGAG GTGTCGTACTTGTTCTGTGCTCTCGGAGATGGTCACCTCTTCAGTTTTGTGTTCAACATAAGTACATGTGAACTATCAGATAGAAGCAGGGTCTGCTTGGGGACACAACCAATCAGCCTCTATAAATACTCATCTCATAATAGAACTCGTGTGTTTGCTGCATCAGATAGGCCAACTATCATATACAGCAGAGACAAGAAGTTACTCTACAGTTATGTCAACTTGAAAGAAATGAACCACGTATGCTCTTTTAATACAGTTATTTTTCCAGAAAG CATTGCGATAGCTAAAGAAGCTGAACTTTCAATTGGAGCAATTACTGACTTCAGAAAGCCTCATATCCACACAATCCCCTTGAATGAACATGCACGCCGTATCTGTCACCAGGAACGGTCTCAAACACTTGCGCTCTGCAGTTTCAAGAATAAGGACATGCATGCAGTGAGCGAGACACATTTTGTTCGTTTATTAGACCATCAGACTTTTGGGTTTTTATCAACACATACTCTTGATTCTTTCGAATGTGGTTGCTCCATCATCAGTTGTTCATTTTCTGGTGATGATAATTTCTACTATTGTGTGGGAACAGCATATGTTTTACCCATGGAAGATGAACCCACAAAG GGACGGATCCTGGTCTTTTTAGTTGAAGAAGGGAAGTTACAACTAATCACAGCGAAAGAAACCAAAGGAGCTGTCTATTCGCTTAAGGCATTCAATGGGAAATTATTGGCTGCTATTAATCAGAAGATCAGATTGTACAAGTGGGTGCAGCGAGATGATAGGTCACATGTACTACAATTTGAGTGTGCCCATGATGGCCGCGTATTGTCTTTGTATACTCAAACACGTGGTGATTTCATCTTGGTTGGAGACATGATGAGATCATTATCATTGCTGATGTACAAG CATGAAGAAGGCGAGATTGAAGAGGTAGCTAGGGATCTTAACACAAACTGGATGACTGCAGTTGAGATGCTGGATGATGATATTTTTATTGGTGCAGACAAATGCTGTAACCTGTTTACCGTGTTCAAGTCCCCATATGGGTGGCTCGAGCCCGTTGGGGAGTACCATCTGGGGGACGTGGTGAATAGGTTGCATCACGGTTCTCTGGTTATGCACCACACAGATTCGGAGACAGGCCAGTTTCCTACAGTCATCTTTGGCACGGTCAATGGCGCCATCGGTGTGATTGCCTCCCTTCCAAGTGACCtatatgtgttcctagagaagctGCAGTCCGTCCTTGCGAATTTCGTCAAGGGTGTTGGTAACCTTAGCCATGCAGAATGGCGGTCATTCCATAACGCCAGGAGGATCAGTTATGCCCGGAACTTCGTGGATGGTGATCTGATTGAATCTTTCCTCAGTCTGAGCCCAAgccatatggtggaggttgcgtgGGCGATGGGTGTCCCCGCGGTTGACCTGTATAAGAAAGTGCAGGAGTTGACGAAACTACACTAA